The Amycolatopsis solani genome segment CGGTCCCGATCCGCATGTCCACCTCCGTTGCTGAGCAAGCGCTTAGCCGGATCCTAAGGGGAACGGGCGTTTCGCGTGCGGGCGATGTGCGCCCCGCCACTCGACCGCGGAGTCAGCGGCCCGACAGGGTGCGGACCACCAGTTCCGCCGATGCGCCCGCGCCCAGGGTCGTGCCCGCGTAGCGGACGTCCGCCGCCAGCGTGCCCGTCGGCTCGGCGCGGACCGTCAGCCAGACCGTGACCATCAGGAGCCAGCGGACGATCAGGTAGCCGAACAGCAGCAGGCCGACCAGGGTGCCGAAGGCCGCGACCGCTGGGGAGCGGCCCAGCAGGTGCAGGTACAGGCCGCCGGCCTGCTGGATCGCGCCGAGGCCGACCGCGGCGGCGCCGGCCGGGCGGAGGGTTGTGCGCAGGGGCAGGGGGCGGCGGGGGAGGCGGGCCAGGCACCAGGTGATGACCAGCCAGTTCGCCGCCAGGCCGAGCAGCAGGGAGCCCGCGACCAGCACGAAGTGCGCGAACCCGCCGTCGAGGCCAGCCAGCCGGAGCAGGCCCGCGCCCGCCGCGCCGGTCAGTGAGGCCAGGCCGAACGAGACCGCCGCCGCGAGGCCGATGCCGATGAGCACCAGGACGTCGGTGACGATGCCGCGCAGCAGTGGGCGCGGGGTGCGTTCCTGGCCGAGCATCGCGGTGACGGCGTCGCGGACGTTGCTGATCCAGCTCCAGCCCGAGTACGCGGCGACGGCGAGCGCGAGCAGCCCGATCCGGCCGCGCTCGCCGACGACGGTGTGCACGACGTTCGTGGCCTGGCCCGCGAGTTCGGGCGGCAGCGAGCCGTCGATGACGCGGTCGAGTTCGGCGCCGAGGATCCGGTCGCCGGCCAGCACGAACCCGGCCACCGAGACCGCGACCATGATCAGCGGGACCAGCGCGAGCAGGCTGAAGAACGTCACCGCGGCGGCGTAGTGGTCGCCGTCGCGCTCCCGGTACCGGGCCAGCGTCGCCCCGGCTCGCCGGAATCCCCTCTTCACCGCTCCACGCACCACCACACCGACCCTCTCATCCGCACGTGTCCTCCGCAGTCCGGACACGGCGGGCGCCGGATCGTCACGCGCTAGCCGGGCACCACCGTGCCCCGCACGTCGCCGAACCCGATCCGCGTGCCGCCGGGACCGGGCGCGGTCGCGCTGATCACCACTTCGTCGCCGTCCTCCAGGAACGCGCGGGTCTGACCGCCGGGCAGCGCCACCGGTTCCCGCCCGCCCCAGGACAGCTCGAGGAACGAGCCGCGCTGGTCGCGCTCCGGGCCGGTCACCGTGCCCGACGCGTACAGGTCGCCGGTGCGCAGGTGCGCGCCGTTGACGGTCATGTGCGCCAGCTGCTGCGGAGCCGTCCAGTAGTGCGAAGCGAACGGCGGGCTCGACACCAGGTGGCCGTTGAGCCGGATCTCCAGCGCCAGGTCGAGGCCCCACTTCTCGCTGGTGCGCAGGTACTCGAACGGCTCCGGGTCCTGCGGCGGGCCGTCGACGCGCGCGTGCTCGAGCGCGGCCAGCGGGACGATCCACGGCGACACCGACGTCGCGAACGACTTGCCGAGGAACGGGCCCAGCGGCTCGTACTCCCAAGCCTGGATGTCGCGCGCCGACCAGTCGTTGACCAGGCAGACGCCGAACACGTGGTCCGCGAAGTCCGTTGTGGACACCGGCGTGCCCGGCGTGGACGGGACGCCGACGACGAACCCGACCTCCGCCTCGATGTCCAGCCGCTGCGACGGCCCGAACGAGGGCGCGTCGGCGTTGCGCGGCTTGCGCTGCCCGTGCGGCCGGATCACCGGCGTGCCGGACGCCACGACGGTGCCGGCCCGGCCGTGGTAAGCGATCGGCAGGTGCTTCCAGTTCGGCGGCAGCTCGGTGACGTCGGGCCGGAAGATCCGGGTGGCGTTGAGGGCGTGCTGTTCGCTGGAGTAGAAGTCGACGTAGTCGGCGACCTCGAACGCCAGGTGGGTGGTCACCTCGTTCAGCGGCACGAGGTGCGGCCGGAGCTGGTCGGCGTACCGGGGTTCGGTCAGCCACTCCCGGACGCTCTCGCGAACCTCCCGCCAGGTACCCGGCCCGGCGGCCAGCACCGGGTTGAGCACCCCGCCGGTGAGCAGCGGCGCGAACGACGCCGCCGTCTCGGCGGCCGCGGCGGTCAGGTCGAGGACCTGCTCGCCGACGGGCACGCCGATCCGGCGCTCGGGCGCGCCGGCCACCGAGAACACGCCGTAGGGCAGGTTGTCCAGGCCGAACGGCGTGTCGTCGGCGAGCTCGAGCCAGGTCACGGTCGCTCCTCGATGCGGACAGTCCGCGCGGCCGGGCGGCCGGGCGTCGGGTGGTGGGAACGGGGTGCGGCACCTGAGCGGGGTACGGCACCCGGGCGCGGTCCGGCACCTGAGCGGGGTACGGCACTCGGGCGGGGTTCGGCACTCGCGCAGGGCGCGGCACCCGGACGGGGTGCGGTGCCCGGGCGAGGAGGGGCGCCGGGGGCGCCCGGCACCGCTGTCACGCCCGGCGAGGAGGGCGCCCCGCCGCAAGTGGCGGGCCCCACCTGCGCAAGCGTGGCCCGCGCCGGTACGTGGGTGGCGGCGGCCGGCACCGCCGCCCGTCGGTTTGCGGGGTGCGGGGGTGTGCTCACTCGCCGCCTTCCGTGCCTCGCGTCGCCACCCAGTCGGCCACCACCGTTGCCAGGACCGGCAGGGGCAGGGTTCCGCTGCCCAGGACCGTGTCGTGGAACTCGCGGATGTCGAAGCGGTCGCCCAGTGCCTGCTCCGCTTCGGTGCGCAGGCGCTCGATCTCCAGGCGGCCCACCATGTAGCTGAGGGCCTGGCCCGGGTGACCGGCGTAGCGGTCGATCTCCGCTTCGATCTCGATCGGTGCCATCGGGGTGTTGTCCCGCAGGAAGTCCACCGCGCGCTGACGGCTCCAGCCCAGTGCGTGCAGGCCCGTGTCCACCACCAGGCGGGCCGCGCGCATCGAATCCTGGGTCAGGAGGCCGAAGCGCGAGACGTCGTCGGAGTACAGGCCCATCTCGTCGGCCAGGCGCTCGGCGTACAGGCCCCAGCCTTCGACGTAGGCGTTGAAGATGCAGATCCGCCGCAGCAGCGGCACCCCGGTCAGCTGCTGTGCGAGCGTCAGCTGGAAGTGGTGCCCCGGCACGGCTTCGTGGAACGCGACCGACTCGCTCAGCGTCCGCTGCCGCTGGTCCGCCTCGTTCGTGTTGGCGTAGTAGGTGCCCGGGCGCGAGCCGTCCAGTGACGGGTCGATGTAGTACGCGATCGAGCCGCTTTCGGCCTCGGCCGGGGGTACCGGCGCGACCTCGCAGCGCTGCTCCGGGACGCGCAGGAACCATTGCGGCGCCACGGCTTCCGCACGGGCGATCGTCTGCCGGGCCGACTCCAGCAGCTCCTCCCCGTCGCGCCAGCGCAACGCCGGGTCGGTGCGGATCCGCTCGAAGATCTCGGCGAGTTCGGTGGTGCCGAACACCTTCTCGCCCAGCTCGCGGTACTCCCCCGCCAGCCGGTCGATGATCGCCAGCCCGGTTTCGTGCAGCTCCTGCGCCGTGCGCTCGGTCGTCGTCTCCGCGCGGATCAGGGCGGCGTACCGCTCCGGGCCGCCCGGGAGGTCGCCGAGGCCCGGGGACGTCTCCGGCCGCGCGACCGGGACGACCTCGCCGGTCAGAAAGTCGCGGTACCGCGTGTACGCGGGACGCACCACTTCGGCGAGCAAGCGGTCACGCTCGGCCTCGAGCCCGTGGACCGGGACCTTCAGCGGGTCGTCGTCCGGGGCGCCGAGGTAGCGCTCGACGTACCCGATGCCGATGCGCGCCAGGAACTCCGGCGGCGTCAGGCCCTCGGCGAGCGCCGCCCGCTGCCGCTCGATCAGCTGGTCCAGGTACGTGCCGATGGCCTCGAGCCGGCTCAGGTAGCCGCGGGCCTTGGGCTCGTCGTCGAGCACCGTCTGCGGCAGCTCCACCAGCAGCATCAGCGCCGGGGCGGCCAGGCCGTCGCTCACCGCGATGTCCGCCCGGCCGGAGGCGAGCAGATCGAGTTCGGTGCGTGCCTGCCAGATCACCACGTCGCGGGTGACGCGGTCGGCCGGGGCCAGCGCCGCCGCGTCGAGCGCTTCGGCCCGCGCGACGATCCCGGCGAGCCCGGCGCGGTACCGCTCGGCCGCCTCGGCGGTCTGGTCGGCGAGCTTGTCGTGCGCGCCCGGCAGGCCGTAGAGCGACGGGATCAGCGGCTGCGCCTCGAACATCAGCGCCACGCACTCGTCGGCGAGCCGGTCGGGCGTGTCCGCGTACCCGGCCACCCAGTCCGCGACGACGCCGGCCAGCACCGGCAGCGGGAGCGTGCCGCTGCCGAGCACGACGTCGTGGAACTCGCGGATGTCGAACCGCTCCCCCAGCGCCTGCTCGGCTTCGGCCCGCAGCCGCTGGATCTCCAGGCGCCCCACCATGTACCCGAGGGCCTGGGCCGGGTTGGCGGCGTACCGGTCGATCTCCGCTTCGATCTCCAGCCGCGCCATCGGCGTGTGCTCGACGAGGTAGTCGACCGCCTGCTGCCGGCTCCACCCGAGCGCGTGCAGCCCGGTGTCGACCACCAGCCGGCCGGCCCGCATCGAGTCCTGCGTCAGCATGCCCAGCCGCGAGACGTCGTCGGAGTACAGGCCCATCTCGTCGGCCAGCCGCTCGGCGTAGAGCCCCCAGCCCTCGGCGTACGCGTTCACGTGCGCGATCCGGCGCAGCAGCGGCACGCCGGTGAGGCCCTGCGCGAGGCACTGCTGGAAGTGGTGCCCCGGCACGGCTTCGTGGAACGCGACCGCCTCGCTGGTGAACCGCGGCCGCTTCTCGGCCTCGTGGGTGTTCGCGTAGTAGACACCCGGGCGCGTCCCGTCGAGCGACGGCTGGAGGTAATACGCGATCGTGCCGCTGGTCGCCTCCGCTTCGGGCACCGGCGCGACCTCGCACTCCTGCTCGGGAATCCGCGAGAACCATTGCGGCGCAACGGCTTCCGCCCGCGTGATGGCGGCCCGGGCGCCGGCCAGCAGCTCCTCGCCGTCACGCCAGCGCAGCGCCGGATCGGTGCGGATCCGGTCGAAGATCTCGCTGAGCTCGGTGGTGCCGAAGATCTTCGCGCCCAGCTCGCGGTACTCCCCCGCGAGCTTTTCGATCAGCACCAGGCCGGTCTCGTGCAGCTCTTGCGCGGTGCGCTCGGTGGTCGTTTCGACGCGGATCAGCGCCGCGTACCGCTCCGGGCCGCCCGGCAGGTCGCCGATGCCCGGGGACGTCTCCGGCCGCGCGACCGGCGCGACCTCGCCGGCCAGGAACGCGCGGTAGCGCTGGTACGCCGGGTGCACGACGTCGGCGAGCAGCCGGTCGCGCTCGGCCTCGAAGCCTTCGAGCGCGTACGGCGGTGTGACCCGCAGCGGGTCGCTCTCCGGCGCGGCGAGGTAGCGGTCCACGTAGCCGATGCCGATGCGCACCAGGAACTCCGCCGGCACCAGCCCTTCGGCCACGGCGGCGCGCTGCCGGGTGATCAGGGCGTCGAGGTAGTCGCCGACGCCGGCGAGCCGGCTCAGGTAGCCGCGGACCTTCGGTTCGTCGTCCAGCACCGTCTGCGGCAGGTAGAGCAGCAGCTGCAGCGCGGGCGCGCCGAGGCCGTCGCTGACCGCGATGTCGCCGCGGCGCGAGTCGATCTCGTCGATTTCGGTGCGGGCCTGGGAAAGCACGACCTCGCGGGTGACCCGCTCGGCGGCCGGCAGCCCCGCCGGGTCGAGCGCCTCGGCCCGGGCGGCGATCGCCGCGTACCCGGCCCGGAAGCGGTCTTCGGCGGCCGGGTCCGGCAGCTTGCCGTGGTCGCCGGGCAGCCCGAACACCGACGGGTAGAGCGGCTGCCGCTCGAAGTTGAGCGCCACCAGCTCGTCGGCCAGCCGATCGGGCGTGTTGCCCTGCCCGGCCACCCAGTCGGTGACCACCTTGGCCAGCGCGGACAGCGGCAGCATGCCGTGGCCCAGCACGACGTCGTGGAAGCCGCAGATGTCGAACCGCTCCCCCAGCGCCTCCTCGGCTTCCGCCCGCAGGCGCTGGATCTCCAGGCGCCCCACCATGTACCCGAGCGCCTGCGCCGGCCAGGCGACGTACCGGTCGATCTCCGCCTCGATTTCCAGCTGCGCCATCGGCGTGTGCTCGACCAGGAAGTCAATCGCCTGCTGCCGGCTCCAGCCCAGCGCGTGCAGGCCGGTGTCGACGACCAGCCGGCCGGCCCGCATCGAGTCCTGCGTCAGCATTCCGAAGCGCGAGACGTCGTCGGAGTACAGGCCCATCTCGTCGGCCAGCCGCTCGGCGTAGAGCCCCCAGCCCTCGGCGTAGGCGTTGAACATGCCGACCCGCCGCAGCAGCGGCAGGTCACGCAGTTCCTGGGCCAGGCTGAGCTGGAAGTGGTGGCCCGGCACAGCTTCGTGGAACGCGATGGCCTCGCTGGTGAACCGCGGCCGCTTGTCCGCTTCGTGGGTGTTCGCGTAGTAGGTGCCCGGCCGCGTGCCGTCGAGCGACGGCGGGAGGTAGTACGCGATCGTGCCGCTCGCCGCGTCGGCCTCGGGGACCGGCGCGACCTCGCACTTTTCCGACGGCAGGTGCGAGAACCACCGCGGGGCGACGGCTTCCGCACGGGCGATCGCGTCCCGCGCCGCGGCCAGCAGCTCGTCGCCGTCGCGCCAGCGCAGGGCGGGATCGGTGCGCAGCCGTTCGAAGATCTCGGCGAGGTCGGTGGTGCCGAACACCTTCTCGCCGAGTTCGCGGTACTCGGCCCCGAGCTTTTCGATCAGCGCCAGCCCGGTCTCGTGCAGTTCCTGCGCGGTGCGCTCGGTGGTCGTCTCCGCGCGGATCAGCGCGGCGTACCGCTCCGGCCCGCCCGGGACGTGCCCGATCCCGGGCGCGGTGTCGGGCCGCCCGGCGGGCTCGACCTCCGCGCGCAGGAAGTCGCGGTAGCGCGCGTACGCCGGGTGGACGACCTCCGCGAGCAACCGGTCGCGCTCGGCTTCGAAGCCTTCGACGGCCGCGGTCGTGCCCACCTTGAGCGGATCCCGCTCCGGCGCGGCGAGGTAGCGGTCCAGGTACTCGGCGCCGACGCGCGCGAGGTACGCGGGCGGCACGAGCCCGTCGGCGAGGCTCTCGCGCTGCCGCTCGGCCAGCGTCTCCAGGAACGACTCGATCCCGGCGAGCCGGGCCAGGTAGCCGCGTGCCTTCTTCTCGTCGTCCAGCTTGTAGTACGGCAGGTACATCAGCAGTTCGAGCGCGGGCGCGGTGAGCCCGTCGCTGACCGCGATGTCGGTCGTGCGCGCGCCCAGCCTGTCGGCCTCGACCTCGGCGGCGGCGATGACGACCTCGCGCGTGACGGCTTCTTCCGCGGACAGGCCGTCGGACGGCAGCGCCCGCGCGCGGGCCGCGAGCCCGGTGTAGGAGGCCCGGAAGCGGTCCTTCGCGGCGCGGCTCTGGTCGGCGAGGCGGTCGTGGCCGCCGGGCAGCCCGAGTACCGACGGGCTCAGTGGCTCCTGCTCGAACTGCAGCTCGACGAGCTCGCCCGCCAGTCCGCCGACGGTGTCGCCGTGCCCGGCCACCCACTCGTCGACGACCGAGGCGAGCACCGACAGCGGCAGCGGGCCGCCGGCCAGGACGAGGTCGTGGAACGCCCGGACGTCGAACCGCGAGCCGAGCCGTTCGGTGGCGCGAGTGCGGTTCCGCTGGATCTCCAGCCGCCCCACCATGTACGACAGCGCCTGGCCCGGCCAAGCGATGTAGCGGTCGACCTCGGACTCGATCTCGGGGCGCGCCTCCGGCGTGTGCGCCAGCAGGTAGTCGACGGCCTGCTGCCGGCTCCAGCCCAGCGCGTGCAGCCCGGTGTCGACGACCAGCCGTCCCGCCCGCAGCGAGTCGCCGGCCAGCATGCCGAGCCGGGCGATGTCGTCGGAGTAGAGCCCCATCTCCTCCGCGAGGCGCTCGCTGTAGAGCCCCCAGCCCTCGATGTAGGCGGTGAAGCCGCCGATGCGGCGCAGCAGCGGCAGCTCGGTGAGCCCTTGGGCGATGCTGAGCTGGAAGTGGTGCCCCGGCACGGCTTCGTGGAACGCGGTCGTCTCGGCCATGTGCCGGAGCCGCTCGGTGGCCTCGTGGGTGTTCGCGAAGTAGATGCCGGGCCGGGAGCCGTCGGTGGCCGGGCGCAGGTAGTACGCCGCGGGCGCGCCGGGCGCGACCTCCGCCGGGACCGCTTCGACCGTGCACTGCTGTTCGGGGATGCGGCCGAACCACTTCGGCGCTTCGGCGGCCGCCCGCGCGACGGCCGTGCGGGCGGTGTCCAGCAGGTCGTCGGCGCTGCCCCAGCGCAGCGCCGGGTCGGTGCGCAGGCGCTCGAAGATCTCGCCGAGGTCGTCGGTGCCGAACACCCGCTGCCCCAGCTCGCGGTACTCGGCGGCGAGCGAGTCGATGACGTCGAGCCCGATCCGGTGCAGTTCCTCGGGCGTGTGCTGCGTGGTCGTGTGCATCCGCGCCAGGCGCCCGTACGTCTCGTCGCCACCCGGCAGCCACGACAGGCCGGGCCGGTCTTCGGGCCGCCCGTGCGGCTTCACCTCGTCGGCCAGGAACGCGCGGTACTCCGCGAAGGCCGGGCGCACGACGTCGGCGAGCAGCTCGTCCCGCCGTCGCTCGAAGTCCTCGTCCGGCGCCGGCTGGCGGCGCAGCGGGTCGGTCGCCGGGTCGGCGAGGTAGCGGTCGAGGTGGGCGACCGCGGCGTCGACCAGGTGGGCCACCGGGACCAGGCCGTCGGCGATGCCCTCGGCGTGCCGCCGGGCGGACTGGCGGAGGAACTCCGGGATGGCGGCGAGCCGCCCGAGCTGCGCCTCCGCGGCCTCGCCCGCGGTCACGGTCGTCATCGGCAGCACCATCAGCAGCCCGGCCGCGGGCCCGATGGAGAGGTCGGTGACGGTGAACTCGGCCATCCGGCTGTCGGCCGACGCGATGCGGTTTTCGGCCGTGGCGATCAGCACCTCGCGGGTGACCCGGTCTTCGGCCGAGAGGCCGTCGCCGTCGATCGCGCGGGCGCGCTCCAGGAACTCCGCGAGCCGCGCCCGGAACGCGCGCTCGGCCTCGGCGGACTGGTCCGGCAGACCGGGTTCCGCCGGGCGGATGCCCAGGAGCGCGGGCATCAGCGGATCGGCGGCGAACAGCGCTTCGACGAACTCGTCGGCGAGTTCGGTGACCGCGGTCATGGGCAGGACCCCCAGTTTCGTTCGGTGTCTCGCCGGTGACCCTAACGGAGAGCACCGACAAGAACGCGGCGCATTTCGCCGGGGGCGGACAGCCTTCGGCACGGCCGGACGGGCGAAGCGGTAGCGTTCCGGGAGTGGCCGTGACCGATCCCGTGGATACCCGCCTGCTCGCCGCGCTCGCCGAACTCGGCAAGGCCGCGGTGCACGAGCTCGCGGCCAAGGTCGGCATGGATCCCCGCGAGGTCGCCTACCGGCTGGTCGCCCTGTCCGGCAGCGGGCTCCCCCTGCTCGTCGGCGTCGAGAGCGACCCGCAGGGGTTGCGCGCGGCCATCGCCGGCGCCCCGCCGTCGTGGGCGAACCGGCCGCCGCCGCAGTACCCCGCCGCGCCGCCGTCGCAGCCGATGCCGCAGCAGCCGCCGCCGATGCCGCCCCCGGTCCAGGGCACGCCTTCGGGTCCGTACAACGTCCAGGGCGCGCCTTCAGGGCCCTACAACGTCCAAGGCTCGCCCTCGGGTCCGTACAACGTCCAGGGCACGCCGTCCGGGCGGTACCCGGGCCCGCCGCCGCGCCCGCCGCAGCCGCCGCGCCCGTTCACGCCGCCCGCGCCGCCGCTGGACCCCGCCGTGAGCACGTGGGGACTGCCGCAGACGGCGTCGTGGGCCCGCGGCGACGAGCCGGTCAAGCCGGCCGGGACGGGCAAGCGCGGCCGATCCGGCGAGGTCATGGAGACCCAGGGGCTGGAGGGCGAGCAGCTGTCGGTGCAGCTCCTGGAGGTCCAGGACCCGGCGGACTACCTGTTCAGCGCGGCCGGCTACCGCCTCGAGGACGGTGAACGCGCGGTCGTCGTGCACACCGAGATCACCAACCGCGGGTCGATCCCGTTCGCGTCGCTGCCGGACAACTACCTCGAGCTGCTCGCCGCCGACGGCACCGCGATCGGCAAGGCCCCGGTGTCGCTGACCTCGCGGCCGCCGCACAAGATCGGCGTCAAGCCGGGCGAAACGCTCGGCGGGCACACGGTGTACGTCCTGCCGGACGCCACCCGCGTGGTGGCGGTGCGGTGGAGTCCGCGGCCGGAGCCCGACGAGCGCACGCTGACCTGGACGATCGAGGACTAGTAGCTCTCGTCCCGCAGGATTTCGAGGGCCTTCGCCAGGTCTTCCGGGTACTCGGACTCGAACTCGACCCAGCGGCCGTCCGCCGGGTGGGCGAACGCCAGGGTCTTCGCGTGCAGCCACTGGCGGCTCAGGCCCAGGTGGCGGGCCAGCACCGGGTCCGCGCCGTAGGTCAGGTCGCCGACGCAGGGGTGCCGCAGGGCCGAGAAGTGGACGCGGATCTGGTGCGTGCGCCCGGTTTCGAGCTTGATGTGCGCCAGCGACGCCGCCCGGAACGCCTCGACCACTTCGTAGTGCGTCACGCTCGGGCGGCCGCCCTGGACCACCGCGAACTTGTAGTCGTGGCGGGGGTGGCGGTCGATCGGGGCGTCGATCGTGCCGCGCGTCGGGTCCGGGTGGCCCTGGACGATCGCGTGGTAGCCCTTGTCGACCGTGCGCTCCTTGAACGCCCGCTTCAGCACCGTGTACGCGTGCTCGCTCTTGGCCACCACCATCACGCCGGTCGTGCCCGCGTCGAGCCGGTGCACGACGCCCTGGCGCTCGGCCGCGCCCGACGTCGCGATGCGCAGGCCGGCCGCGGCGAGGCCGCCGACGACGGTCGGGCCGGTCCAGCCCGGGCTCGGGTGCACCGCGACGCCGACCGGCTTCGAGATCACCACGATGTCGTCGTCGTCGTGCAGGATCTTCATGCCTTCGACCGGCTCGGCGACCACCTCGACGGGGTTCGCCGGCTCCGGCAGCGTGATCTCCAGCAGGCCGCCGCCGGAGAGCCGGTCGGACTTGCCCGCGGGACGGCCGTCGAGCAGCACGTCGCCGGCTTCGGCGAGCTCGGCGACGACCGTGCGGGACAGGCCGAGCAGCTTGGCGAGGCCGGCGTCGACCCGCATCCCGTCGAGCCCGTCGGGCACCGGGAGCATCCGCGAGCTCACGCCTGCTCCTCCGGCCCGGTGACCTTCTTCTTGTCCTTGGTCGACGTGCCGTCGTAGTCCTTGCCCAGCAGGGACAGCAGCACGATGAGCGCGCCGCCGACGCAGATCGCCGAGTCGGCGATGTTGAAGATCGCGAAGCCCTTGCCGTTCGGGGCGAACGCCGAGATGAAGTCGACGACGTGGCCCTGCAGGCCGCCGGGCGCGCGGAAGATGCGGTCGGTCAGGTTGCCGGTGGCGCCGGCGAGCACGAGCCCGAGGCCGATCGCCCAGCCGATCGAGCGCAGCCGCCGCGACAGCCAGATGATCGCGATGACGACGGCGAGCGCGACCAGCGCGAGCACCCACGTCATGCCGGTGGCCATCGAGAACGCGGCGCCGGGGTTGCGGATCACCTGCAGGTAGATGAGCCCGCCGAGGATCTTGACCGGCTCCTTGCCCTCCAGGTTGGCGGTGACCAGGTTCTTCGTCACCAGGTCGATCGCCCAGAACACGACGGCGATCGCGAACACCCAGCCGACCCGCCGCTTGGGCAGCAGCGGTTTCGCCGGGACCTCGGGGTTCTCCAGGGCGTCGGCCGCCTGGTCTGGCACCGCTTCTTCGGGCGCGGCGGTGTCGGGTTCGGAACGGCTGGGCTCGGTGCTCACCGGTCCATTGTCCACGGCGCTGGTCAGGCGGTGTCGCGGCGGTGCCGGAGCAGAACGGCGAAGGCGGCGGCGAGCAGCAGGATCGCCGACAGCAGCACGCCGACGAGGTCCGCCGAAAGCACGACGGCGAGCACCGCGAAGCCCGCGGCGGCGCCCAGGACGACCCGGCTGCGCTCATACGCGGCGAGCACCAGCAGGCCGAGGGTGGCCAGCAGCGGGCCGCGCAGCCCGTCCCCGAGCCGGAACTGCCAGGACCCGACCAGGTCGAGCAGCGGGACGGCGAGCAGCGCGGCGACCGCGGCGAGCACGAACCGCCCGGTGCGGGCGGGCCGCAGCGCGAACCAGTACCAGACCGCGGTGCCGGCGAGGACGACGCCGAGCGCGACGAGCCAGGCCGGCCCGTCGGGCAGGCCCGCGCCCGCCGCGTAGTAGGTGTCCTGGGTCAGGAACTGCGGCGCCGGGTAGCCCGTGCCGCCGACGCCGCCGGTGCCGAGTTGCTGCTCCAGCGGGCCGAAGGAGTAGTTCACGGAGTCGCCCTCGGCCGGGCTCCGGCCCAGCAGCAGCCGCACCGCCGCCATGCCGATCAGCGCGAATCCCAGCAGGGCCAGCGGAAACCAGTAGCGCGGTCCTCTCCCCATCGGGCCAGGCTAGCGCTCAGCAGAAGGGCGGGAGCTCCCGCGGGTCGCCGACCGGGGCCCAGCGGCCGTCCACCTTCGCGTACTCCCAGTCCGCCCCGCGCGCGACGATCCGGCGCAGCGCCAGCAGCACGCGGTCGACGTGCTCATCGGTGCTGCCCAGGCCGAGGCTGACGCGGATCGCCTGCTGCCCCTCGCCGCCGGCGACGGCGATGAGGCGCTTGGCCGCGATGTGGGCGCAGAAGGCGCCGTCGCGCACGCCGATGCCGTACTCGGCCGACAGCACCGCCGCGAGCCAGCCCGGGTCGAAGCCGGCGACGGTGAAGCTGACGGTGCCGACGCG includes the following:
- a CDS encoding AsnC family protein, whose protein sequence is MAVTDPVDTRLLAALAELGKAAVHELAAKVGMDPREVAYRLVALSGSGLPLLVGVESDPQGLRAAIAGAPPSWANRPPPQYPAAPPSQPMPQQPPPMPPPVQGTPSGPYNVQGAPSGPYNVQGSPSGPYNVQGTPSGRYPGPPPRPPQPPRPFTPPAPPLDPAVSTWGLPQTASWARGDEPVKPAGTGKRGRSGEVMETQGLEGEQLSVQLLEVQDPADYLFSAAGYRLEDGERAVVVHTEITNRGSIPFASLPDNYLELLAADGTAIGKAPVSLTSRPPHKIGVKPGETLGGHTVYVLPDATRVVAVRWSPRPEPDERTLTWTIED
- a CDS encoding RluA family pseudouridine synthase, translating into MSSRMLPVPDGLDGMRVDAGLAKLLGLSRTVVAELAEAGDVLLDGRPAGKSDRLSGGGLLEITLPEPANPVEVVAEPVEGMKILHDDDDIVVISKPVGVAVHPSPGWTGPTVVGGLAAAGLRIATSGAAERQGVVHRLDAGTTGVMVVAKSEHAYTVLKRAFKERTVDKGYHAIVQGHPDPTRGTIDAPIDRHPRHDYKFAVVQGGRPSVTHYEVVEAFRAASLAHIKLETGRTHQIRVHFSALRHPCVGDLTYGADPVLARHLGLSRQWLHAKTLAFAHPADGRWVEFESEYPEDLAKALEILRDESY
- the lspA gene encoding signal peptidase II codes for the protein MPDQAADALENPEVPAKPLLPKRRVGWVFAIAVVFWAIDLVTKNLVTANLEGKEPVKILGGLIYLQVIRNPGAAFSMATGMTWVLALVALAVVIAIIWLSRRLRSIGWAIGLGLVLAGATGNLTDRIFRAPGGLQGHVVDFISAFAPNGKGFAIFNIADSAICVGGALIVLLSLLGKDYDGTSTKDKKKVTGPEEQA